In the Acipenser ruthenus unplaced genomic scaffold, fAciRut3.2 maternal haplotype, whole genome shotgun sequence genome, ttaaagatggtcagcgctcctttaaagggaggggtcagtgatcctgttaataaagctaataagaggggagagaatggattttaaagatggtcagcgctccattaaagggaggggtcagtgatcctgttaataaagctaataagaggtgagggaatggattttaaagatggtcagcgctcctttaaagggaggggtcagtgatcctgttaataaagctaataagaggtgagagaatggatttttaaTAATTGCTCTCTTTCCATTTCTTAGTCTGCCCACCCTGCCCAGATGAACCTAAATGTGATGAAGGAATCAAACCAACTATTACAATGACCCACACACAGTGCTGTCCACAATATACATGCCGtaagtgactgtgtgtgtgtgtgtgtgtgtgtgtgtgtgtgtgtgtgcgtgcgtgcgtgcgtgtgtgtgtgtgtgtgtgtgtgtgtgtttgtgtgtgtgtgtgtgtgtgtgtgtgtgtgtgtgtctgtgtttgtgtgtgtgtgtgtgtgtgtgtgtgtgtgtgtgtgtgtgtgtgtcgcttgTGTTATGatcaattttttttattcatttttttcagaatcatatccGCGACCACCTGTCAACCGACCTCCAATCAGAACCACGTCCAACAGagacacagagcccccttccgatagaaacacagagcccccttctgacagagacacagagccccattctgacagagacacagagccccattctgacagagacacagagccccattctgacagaaacacagagccccattccgacagaaacacagagccccattctgacagagacacagagcccccttctgacagaaacacagagccccattctgacagagacacagagccccattctgacagagacacagagcccccttccgacagaaacacagagcccccttttgacagagacacagagccccattctgacagagacacagagccccattctgacagaaacacagagcccccttccgacagaaacacagagccccattctgacagaaacacagagccccattctgacagagacacagagcccccttccgacagaaacacagagcctccttctgacagaaacacagagcccccttccgacagaaacacagagcccccttctgacagaaacacagagcccccttctgacagaaacacagagcccccttctgacagaaacacagagcccccttccgacagaaacacagagcccccttctgacagaaacacagagcccccttctgacagaaacacagagcccccttccgacagaaacacagagcccccttctgacagaaacacagagcccccttccgacagaaacacagagcccccttccgacagaaacacagagcccccttctgacagaaacacagagcccccttctgacagaaacacagagcccccttctgacagaaacacagagcccccttctgacaaaaacacagagcccccttctgacagaaacacagagcccccttctgacagaaacacagagcccccttccgacagaaacacagagcccccttccgacagaaacacagagcccccttccgacagaaacacagagcccccttccgacagaaacacagagcccccttccgacagaaacacagagcccccttctgacagaaacacagagcccccttctgacagaaacacagagcccccttccgacagaaacacagagcccccttctgacagaaacacagagcccccttctgacagaaacacagagcccccttccgacagaaacacagagcccccttctgacagaaacacagagcccccttccgacagaaacacagagcccccttccgacagaaacacagagcccccttctgacagaaacacagagcccccttccgacagaaacacagagcccccttctgacagaaacacagagcccccttctgacagaaacacagagcccccttccgacagaaacacagagcccccttctgacagaaacacagagcccccttctgacagaaacacagagcccccttctgacagaaacacagagcccccttctgatagaaacacagagcccccttctgatagaaacacagagcccccttctgacagaaacacagagcccccttctgacagaaacacagagcccccttccgacagaaacacagagcccccttctgacagaaacacagagcccccttctgacagaaacacagagcccccttctgatagaaacacagagcccccttctgacagaaacacagagcccccttccgacagaaacacagagcccccttccgacagaaacacagagccctcttccgacagaaacacagagcccccttctgacagaaacacagagcccccttctgacaaaaacacagagcccccttctgatagaaacacagagcccccttctgacagaaacacagagcccccttctgacagaaacacagagcccccttctgacagaaacacagagcccccttccgacagaaacacagagcccccttctgacagaaacacagagcccccttctgacagaaacacagagcccccttctgacagaaacacagagcccccttccgacagaaacacagagaccccttctgacagaaacacagagcccccttccgacagaaacacagagcccccttccgacagaaacacagagcccccttctgacaaaaacacagagcccccttctgatagaaacacagagcccccttccgacagaaacacagagcccccttctgacagaaacacagagcccccttctgacaaaaacacagagcccccttctgatagaaacacagagcccccttctgacagaaacacagagcccccttctgacagaaacacagagcccccttctgacagaaacacagagcccccttctgacagaaacacagagcccccttctgacagaaacacagagcccccttctgacagaaacacagagcccccttctgacaaaaacacagagcccccttctgatagaaacacagagcccccttccgacagaaacacagagcccccttctgacagaaacacagagcccccttctgatagaaacacagagcccccttctgacagaaacacagagcccccttctgacagaaacacagagcccccttctgacagaaacacagagcccccttctgacagaaacacagagcccccttccgacagaaacacagagcccccttctgacagaaacacagagcccccttctgacagaaacacagagcccccttctgacaaaaacacagagcccccttctgatagaaacacagagcccccttctgacagaaacacagagcccccttctgacagaaacacagagcccccttccgacagaaacacagagcccccttccgacagaaacacagagcccccttctgacagaaacacagagcccccttccgacagaaacacagagcccccttccgacagaaacacagagccctcttccgacagaaacacagagcccctttctgacagaaacacagagcccccttctgacaaaaacacagagcccccttctgatagaaacacagagcccccttctgacagaaacacagagcccccttctgacagaaacacagagcccccttctgacagaaacacagagcccccttctgacagaaacacagagcccccttccgacagaaacacagagcccccttctgacaggaacacagagcccccttctgacagaaacacagagcccccttctgacagaaacacagagcccccttccgacagaaacacagagcccccttctgacagaaacacagagcccccttccgacagaaacacagagcccccttccgacagaaacacagagcccccttctgacaaaaacacagagcccccttctgacagaaacacagagcccccttccgacagaaacacagagcccccttctgacagaaacacagagcccccttctgacaaaaacacagagcccccttctgatagaaacacagagcccccttcttacagaaacacagagcccccttctgacagaaacacagagcccccttctgacagaaacacagagcccccttctgacagaaacacagagcccccttctgatagaaacacagagccccattctgacagaaacacagagcccc is a window encoding:
- the LOC131727357 gene encoding mucin-2-like, with the translated sequence MKMKMKMKMKMGSATLTLLAIVFSSAWTASAGYKVPPPVLTKPPPVLTKPPPVLTKPPPVLTKPPPSLTKPPPVLTKPPPVLTKPPPSLTKPPPVLTKPPPVLTKPPPSLTKPPPSLTKPPPSLTKPPPVLTKPPPVLTKPPPSLTKPPPVLTKPPPVLTKPPPSLTKPPPVLTKPPPVLTKPPPSLTKPPPVLTKPPPVLTKPPPSLTKPPPSLTKPPPVLTKPPPVLTKPPPVLTKPPPSLTKPPPRVTFTTPDLRTTKHPCNTSQCKPHPPCEQLDSRTVITKDASGCCDLQECVCPPCPDEPKCDEGIKPTITMTHTQCCPQYTCQSYPRPPVNRPPIRTTSNRDTEPPSDRNTEPPSDRDTEPHSDRDTEPHSDRDTEPHSDRNTEPHSDRNTEPHSDRDTEPPSDRNTEPHSDRDTEPHSDRDTEPPSDRNTEPPFDRDTEPHSDRDTEPHSDRNTEPPSDRNTEPHSDRNTEPHSDRDTEPPSDRNTEPPSDRNTEPPSDRNTEPPSDRNTEPPSDRNTEPPSDRNTEPPSDRNTEPPSDRNTEPPSDRNTEPPSDRNTEPPSDRNTEPPSDRNTEPPSDRNTEPPSDRNTEPPSDRNTEPPSDRNTEPPSDKNTEPPSDRNTEPPSDRNTEPPSDRNTEPPSDRNTEPPSDRNTEPPSDRNTEPPSDRNTEPPSDRNTEPPSDRNTEPPSDRNTEPPSDRNTEPPSDRNTEPPSDRNTEPPSDRNTEPPSDRNTEPPSDRNTEPPSDRNTEPPSDRNTEPPSDRNTEPPSDRNTEPPSDRNTEPPSDRNTEPPSDRNTEPPSDRNTEPPSDRNTEPPSDRNTEPPSDRNTEPPSDRNTEPPSDRNTEPPSDRNTEPPSDRNTEPPSDRNTEPPSDRNTEPPSDRNTEPPSDRNTEPSSDRNTEPPSDRNTEPPSDKNTEPPSDRNTEPPSDRNTEPPSDRNTEPPSDRNTEPPSDRNTEPPSDRNTEPPSDRNTEPPSDRNTEPPSDRNTETPSDRNTEPPSDRNTEPPSDRNTEPPSDKNTEPPSDRNTEPPSDRNTEPPSDRNTEPPSDKNTEPPSDRNTEPPSDRNTEPPSDRNTEPPSDRNTEPPSDRNTEPPSDRNTEPPSDRNTEPPSDKNTEPPSDRNTEPPSDRNTEPPSDRNTEPPSDRNTEPPSDRNTEPPSDRNTEPPSDRNTEPPSDRNTEPPSDRNTEPPSDRNTEPPSDRNTEPPSDKNTEPPSDRNTEPPSDRNTEPPSDRNTEPPSDRNTEPPSDRNTEPPSDRNTEPPSDRNTEPPSDRNTEPSSDRNTEPLSDRNTEPPSDKNTEPPSDRNTEPPSDRNTEPPSDRNTEPPSDRNTEPPSDRNTEPPSDRNTEPPSDRNTEPPSDRNTEPPSDRNTEPPSDRNTEPPSDRNTEPPSDRNTEPPSDRNTEPPSDKNTEPPSDRNTEPPSDRNTEPPSDRNTEPPSDKNTEPPSDRNTEPPSYRNTEPPSDRNTEPPSDRNTEPPSDRNTEPPSDRNTEPHSDRNTEPPSDRNTEPPSDRNTEPPSDRNTEPPSDRNTEPPSDRNTEPPSDRNTEPPSDRNTEPPSDRNTEPPSDRNTEPPSDRNTEPPSDRNTEPPSDKNTEPPSDRNTEPPSDRNTEPPSDRNTEPPSDRNTEPPSDRNTEPHSDRNTEPPSDRNTEPPSDRNTEPPSDRNTEPPSDRNTEPPSDRNTEPPSDRNTEPPSDRNTEPPSDRNTEPPSDRNTEPPSDRNTEPPSDRNTEPPSDKNTEPPSDRNTEPPSDRNTEPPSDRNTEPPSDKNTEPPSDRNTEPPSDRNTEPPSDRNTEPPSDRNTEPPSDRNTEPPSDRNTEPPSDRNTEPPSDRNTEPPSDKNTEPPSDRNTEPPSDRNTEPPSDRNTEPPSDKNTEPPSDRNTEPPSDRNTEPPSDRNTEPPSDRNTEPPSDRNTEPPSDRNTEPPSDKNTEPPSDRNTEPPSDRNTEPPSDRNTEPPSDRNTEPPSDRNTEPPSDRNTEPPSDRNTELPSDRNTEPPSDRNTEPPSDRNTEPPSDRNTEPPSDRNTEPPSDRNTEPPSDRNTEPPSDRNTEPPSDRNTEPPSDRNTEPPSDRNTEPPSDRNTEPPSDRNTEPPSDRNTEPPSDRNTEPPSDRNTEPPSDRNTEPPSDRNTEPPSDRNTEPPSDRNTEPPSDRNTEPPSDRNTEPPSDRNTEPPSDRNTEPPSDRNTEPPSDRNTEPPSDRNTEPPSDKNTEPPSDKNTEPPSDRNTEPPSDRNTEPPSDRNTEPPFDRNTEPPSDRNTEPPSDRNTEPPSDRNTEPPSDRVTAPTSDRITAPTTDRITAPTSDRITSPTSKGTTAPTSNRVTAPTSDRITAPTTDGITAPF